A single region of the Mycobacterium avium subsp. avium genome encodes:
- the aftB gene encoding terminal beta-(1->2)-arabinofuranosyltransferase, whose translation MPSVSPELQALKARIMGSRPVMRRPGWPVFPYTTMVRSSLWIGVAVVAVLFAWGGWQRRWIADDGLIVLRTVRNLLAGNGPVFNQGERVEANTSTAWTYLMYAGSWVGGPLRMEYVALALALTLSVLGVALLMLGAARLYAPSLRGRRAIMLPAGALVYIALPPSRDFATSGLESGLALAYLGLLWWMMVCWAQPVRNRPDRREFAGALAFVAGFSVLVRPELALMGGLALIMMLVTARTWRRRALIVAAGGALPVAYEIFRMGYYGLLVPGTALAKDAAGDKWSQGMTYLSNFDAPYLVWVPAVLLVLLGVLLAAARRRPSFLRPPLAPNYGRVARAVHSPPAVVAWVLVSGLLQALYWIRQGGDFMHARVLLAPLFCLLAPVAVVPVMVPDGQDYSRETGNWVAGAACALWLGIAGWALWAANSPGMGDDATHVTYSGIVDERRFYAQATGHAHPLTAADYLGYPRMAAILTALNNTPEGALLLPSGNYTQWDLVPMAQPPPGTPPDKFLQKPQHTVFFTNLGMVGMNVGLDVRVIDQIGLANPLAQHTERLKHGRIGHDKNLFPDWVIADGPWVKVYPGIPGYLDAQWVAEAVSALQCPDTRAVLASVRAPMTPHRFLSNVLHSFQFTGYRIDRVPRYELARCGLPVPEEAPPPPRE comes from the coding sequence CGCCGACGACGGGCTGATCGTGCTGCGCACCGTGCGCAACCTGCTGGCCGGCAACGGGCCGGTGTTCAACCAGGGCGAGCGGGTGGAGGCCAACACCTCGACGGCGTGGACGTATCTGATGTACGCCGGCAGCTGGGTGGGCGGCCCGCTGCGGATGGAGTACGTGGCGCTGGCGCTGGCGCTGACGCTTTCGGTGCTCGGGGTGGCGCTGCTGATGCTGGGCGCGGCGCGGTTGTACGCGCCCAGCCTACGCGGCCGCCGGGCGATCATGCTGCCCGCCGGGGCGCTGGTCTACATCGCACTGCCGCCGTCGCGGGACTTCGCCACCTCCGGCCTGGAAAGCGGTTTGGCCCTGGCCTACCTGGGGTTGCTGTGGTGGATGATGGTGTGCTGGGCGCAGCCGGTGCGCAACCGGCCGGACCGCCGGGAGTTCGCCGGTGCGCTGGCGTTCGTCGCCGGGTTCAGCGTCCTGGTGCGTCCGGAGCTGGCGCTGATGGGCGGGCTGGCGCTGATCATGATGCTGGTCACGGCCCGCACTTGGCGGCGCCGGGCGCTGATCGTCGCCGCCGGCGGTGCGCTGCCGGTGGCCTACGAGATCTTCCGGATGGGCTACTACGGCCTGCTGGTGCCGGGCACCGCCCTGGCCAAGGACGCCGCCGGGGACAAGTGGTCGCAGGGCATGACCTACCTGTCCAACTTCGACGCGCCGTACCTGGTGTGGGTTCCCGCGGTGCTGCTGGTGCTGCTCGGGGTGCTGCTGGCGGCCGCCCGGCGGCGGCCGTCGTTCCTGCGGCCCCCGCTGGCGCCCAACTACGGCCGGGTGGCCCGGGCGGTGCACAGCCCGCCGGCGGTGGTGGCCTGGGTGCTGGTCAGCGGTTTGCTGCAGGCCCTGTACTGGATTCGCCAGGGCGGGGACTTCATGCACGCCCGGGTGCTGCTGGCGCCGCTGTTCTGCCTGCTGGCCCCGGTGGCCGTCGTCCCGGTGATGGTGCCCGACGGCCAGGACTACTCCCGCGAGACCGGCAACTGGGTGGCCGGCGCGGCCTGCGCGCTGTGGCTGGGGATCGCCGGATGGGCGCTGTGGGCGGCCAACTCGCCCGGCATGGGCGACGACGCCACGCACGTCACCTACTCCGGGATCGTCGACGAACGCCGCTTCTACGCCCAGGCCACCGGCCACGCGCACCCGCTGACCGCCGCCGACTATCTGGGCTATCCGCGGATGGCCGCCATCCTGACCGCGCTGAACAACACCCCCGAGGGTGCGCTGCTGCTGCCGTCGGGCAACTACACCCAGTGGGACCTGGTGCCGATGGCCCAGCCGCCGCCCGGCACCCCGCCCGACAAGTTTCTGCAAAAGCCGCAGCACACCGTGTTTTTCACCAACCTGGGCATGGTGGGGATGAACGTCGGGCTCGACGTCCGGGTGATCGACCAGATTGGTCTGGCGAATCCGCTGGCGCAGCACACCGAACGCCTCAAGCACGGCCGGATCGGGCACGACAAGAACCTGTTCCCGGACTGGGTGATCGCCGACGGGCCCTGGGTGAAGGTGTATCCCGGGATCCCGGGCTACCTGGACGCGCAGTGGGTCGCCGAGGCCGTCTCGGCGCTGCAGTGCCCGGACACCCGGGCGGTGCTGGCCTCGGTGCGGGCCCCGATGACCCCGCACCGGTTCCTGTCCAACGTGCTGCACTCCTTCCAATTCACCGGCTACCGGATCGATCGGGTGCCGCGCTACGAGCTCGCCCGCTGCGGGCTGCCGGTGCCGGAGGAAGCGCCACCGCCGCCGCGCGAGTGA